A genome region from Mugil cephalus isolate CIBA_MC_2020 chromosome 13, CIBA_Mcephalus_1.1, whole genome shotgun sequence includes the following:
- the slc35f3b gene encoding putative thiamine transporter SLC35F3 isoform X2 gives MKKHSARVAPLSACNSPVLTLTKVEGEERTRENVVGTTDAQSAGAPGAESSSSRRRLHCCVRVTTVQVRKALWGVVMVMCVCSSWAGSTQLAKLTFKQFDAPFTLTWFATSWNCLFFPLYYIGHLCKSPERQTPRQRFRECCRFFGDDGLTPKVFFTKVAPFGLLWILTNYLYLQALRKINTTDVSALFCCNKAFVFLLSWIVLRDRFMGVRIVAAILAIAGIVMMTYADGFHSHSVIGIALVVASASMSALYKVLFKMVLGSAKFGEAALFLSIVGSANFVFISFVPVILYFTHVEYIGSPADIPWAYLCGVAALLLAFNILVNFGIAITYPTLISLGIVLSVPVNAMVDLYTCEIHFNTVRLIAVFIICLGFLMLLLPEDWDQCIIQLSTKLRKRDDPAEVSGEAGATTGLNWRNRGRTSMSTFAH, from the exons GAGAAGAGCGCACCAGAGAGAACGTGGTTGGCACCACAGACGCGCAGTCGGCCGGTGCGCCAGGAGCAGAGTCCAGCTCCAGCAGACGGAGGCTCCACTGCTGCGTCAGAGTAACGACGGTACAGGTGCGCAAGGCTCTTTGGGGAGTCGTCATGGTGATGTGCGTGTGCTCGTCCTGGGCAGGCTCCACCCAGCTGGCCAAGCTGACCTTCAAGCAGTTCGACGCCCCCTTCACCCTCACCTGGTTCGCCACCTCGTGGAACTGCCTCTTCTTCCCCCTCTACTACATCGGGCACCTGTGCAAGAGTCCGGAGAGGCAGACGCCCAGGCAGAGATTCAG GGAGTGCTGCAGGTTTTTCGGGGACGACGGGCTGACACCCAAGGTGTTCTTCACCAAGGTGGCGCCGTTTGGCCTGCTGTGGATCCTCACAAACTACCTGTACCTGCAGGCCCTCAGGAAGATCAACACGACAGACGTGTCAGCGCTGTTCTGTTGTAACAAGGCCTTCGTCTTCCTGCTGTCCTGGATCGTGCTCAGAGACCGGTTTATGGGGGTCAGG ATAGTAGCTGCTATCTTGGCCATAGCAGGCATCGTAATGATGACCTACGCCGATGGATTCCACAGCCACTCAGTCATCGGCATCGCTTTGGTTGTTGCCTCCGCTTCGATGTCTGCGCTCTACAAG GTGCTCTTCAAGATGGTCCTGGGCAGCGCCAAATTCGGCGAGGCAGCGCTCTTCCTGAGCATCGTTGGGAGCGCCAACTTTGTTTTCATCAGCTTCGTGCCGGTCATCCTGTATTTTACACACGTCGAGTACATTGGCTCTCCTGCAGACATCCCCTGGGCCTACCTCTGTGGGGTTGCAGCCTTGCTGCTTG CTTTCAACATCCTGGTGAACTTTGGCATCGCTATAACATACCCGACGTTAATTTCCCTCGGCATCGTCTTAAGTGTTCCCGTAAATGCCA TGGTGGACCTCTACACGTGTGAAATCCACTTCAACACGGTGCGCCTCATCGCTGTGTTCATCATCTGCCTGGGTTTCCTCATGCTGCTCTTACCGGAGGACTGGGACCAGTGCATCATCCAGCTCAGCACGAAGCTGCGCAAGCGCGACGACCCAGCAGAGGTCAGCGGAGAGGCGGGCGCCACCACAGGGCTCAACTGGAGAAACCGAGGCCGTACCTCCATgtcaacatttgcacattga
- the LOC125019054 gene encoding 5-hydroxytryptamine receptor 1D codes for MDHLDGSSLESGSALLAAAEINANWTKGAERGMSGRTRLVLEILMALMCFGAVTGNILVIIIVAATKTFHSVTSVLIMNLAVSDLLVGVGVMPFVALSVINHDWVDYTDLCLYVGYTSSVYCTASVLTLAAIALDRYHSIMDCLRYDSRCTVWRTCGVVLWIWLQALATSCPPLLGWSSVSYVAPMYSCAVNWASSPSYTAFMAALSYLIPAVVIFFCYVKIVKVARSHARRIHTLEDSVQRSMSPSSCASPGDSSRRRCEGLHNPSRLVYHVSAQFVSEVSTDDRSYISRAFPGATSAQGNTSSRRLFSFLAQGTTQQTLQNSQQHHNHGVVRLFLIITAFFFCWTPYIGVALVQAFVSQPSLVPSSAVTFSYWLVLLNSDINPLLYALLSKRFQSALCGLRQKIRSRLGSMVGRGARVRPEGDECRGSDPFTATTVHPSPPSSSESLTCDRCSSSIFTVCSDFRRHPGDHLCKVCHPENVSPSSVEQNAGGERRVDWLQVPSRPQEGNRLPFSAITEERQATFFYGQITVRVEHDVC; via the exons ATGGACCATCTGGATGGCTCCAGCTTGGAGTCCGGGTCGGCTCTGCTGGCGGCGGCGGAGATCAACGCGAACTGGACCAAAGGCGCAGAGCGGGGGATGTCCGGGCGCACCCGGCTGGTCCTGGAGATCCTCATGGCGCTGATGTGCTTTGGCGCCGTGACAG GTAATATTCTAGTCATTATTATTGTGGCTGCCACCAAGACGTTCCACTCTGTGACCTCGGTGCTGATCATGAACCTGGCCGTCAGCGATCTCCTGGTGGGCGTCGGAGTCATGCCTTTTGTTGCTCTGTCCGTCATCAACCATGACTGGGTGGATTATACC GACCTCTGTTTGTATGTGGGTTACACCTCCTCCGTCTACTGCACGGCCTCGGTGCTGACACTAGCTGCCATTGCCCTCGACCGCTACCACTCCATCATGGACTGCCTGCGCTACGACTCCCGCTGCACCGTCTGGAGGACTTGCGGCGTGGTCCTGTGGATCTGGCTGCAGGCCCTGGCCACTAGTTGCCCCCCTTTGCTGGGCTGGAGCTCCGTCAGCTATGTCGCTCCCATGTACAGCTGCGCAGTGAACTGGGCCAGCAGTCCCAGCTACACGGCTTTCATGGCTGCGCTCTCCTATCTGATACCCGCTGtggtcatcttcttctgctATGTCAAGATTGTCAAGGTGGCTCGCAGTCACGCCAGGAGGATTCACACGCTGGAGGACTCTGTGCAGCGCAGCATGAGCCCGAGCTCCTGCGCTTCTCCGGGTGACTCATCTCGCCGGCGCTGCGAGGGCCTCCACAACCCCTCGAGACTCGTGTATCATGTGAGCGCGCAGTTTGTGTCTGAGGTCAGCACAGATGACAGGAGTTATATCAGCCGCGCTTTTCCTGGTGCTACTTCAGCGCAGGGCAACACATCATCCAGACGTTTATTTTCCTTCCTGGCTCAGGGCACCACACAGCAAACTTTACAGAACTCCCAACAGCACCATAATCACGGGGTGGTGCGtctcttcctcatcatcacggcttttttcttctgctggaCTCCTTACATAGGCGTGGCCCTGGTTCAGGCTTTCGTAAGCCAACCTTCCCTCGTCCCGTCATCTGCCGTCACCTTCTCCTACTGGCTGGTGTTGCTGAACTCTGACATCAATCCTCTCCTGTACGCTCTGCTCAGCAAGCGTTTCCAGAGCGCTCTCTGTGGACTCAGACAAAAAATAAGATCTCGTCTGGGGAGCATGGTGGGCAGGGGAGCACGGGTAAGGCCGGAGGGAGATGAATGCAGGGGTAGCGACCCATTCACTGCAACCACGGTGCATCCCAGCCCACCCTCCAGCTCCGAGAGTTTGACTTGCGATAGgtgctcctcctccatttttACCGTTTGCTCCGACTTCAGACGTCACCCTGGGGATCATCTATGCAAAGTGTGCCACCCGGAAAATGTCTCGCCATCCTCTGTGGAGCAAAATGCTGGTGGTGAGAGGAGAGTGGACTGGCTGCAGGTCCCCTCTCGGCCTCAAGAGGGCAACAGACTTCCTTTCTCTGCCATCACCGAGGAGCGGCAGGCCACTTTCTTCTATGGCCAGATAACCGTGAGAGTGGAGCATGACGTTTGTTAG